From a single Saimiri boliviensis isolate mSaiBol1 chromosome 7, mSaiBol1.pri, whole genome shotgun sequence genomic region:
- the C7H12orf54 gene encoding uncharacterized protein C12orf54 homolog, with amino-acid sequence MAQHPWQDQQRKAEMASKQQRSTSIEETMRPQERQVTITETLWDQVLTAFKNIQKELQEDARIRGMSNCSMTPMTSAPRTGSIKLPDSCMTPKLRRLQFSTREQPSGDRVHHVKMQLSSQSAYYPGP; translated from the exons ATGGCACAGCATCCCTGGCAGGATCAACAACGAAAGGCAGAAATGGCCTCCAAGCAGCAGAGAAG cACATCCATAGAAGAGACAATGAGACCACAG GAAAGACAGGTAACCATTACTGAAACCTTGTGGGACCAG GTGCTGACAGCTTTTAAGAATATACAAAAGGAG CTGCAGGAAGATGCTCGGATTCGAG GGATGAGCAACTGCTCCATGACACCCATGACATCCGCACCCAGAACTGG AAGCATAAAGCTTCCAGATTCCTGCATGACCCCAAAGTTGAGAAGATTGCAGTTCAGCACTAGAGAGCAGCCATCAGGAGATCGTGTCCACCACGTGAAGATGCAGCTCTCCAGTCAGTCAGCTTACTACCCTGGACCCTAA